A genome region from Arachis duranensis cultivar V14167 chromosome 6, aradu.V14167.gnm2.J7QH, whole genome shotgun sequence includes the following:
- the LOC107493511 gene encoding uncharacterized protein LOC107493511 encodes MEIRVFSELVNKSRVAEDCVRKAVAEKGSLRVPFQRSSGRNFAPRGRNFKCRGFVPQQTQGQGNNRRLNTNVNQGRRSGKQPQHDLNCEKYGKFHPRVSCRLGLGVCYSCGQPGHMATNYPEKKKYETGRVQHPGRVYTTSIVGVEGSKILIRGNCKMAGKILNALFDSGATHLFIAFEKANELRLRTVVLDYDLKVYNATHEAMVTGIGCPQVPFRVQQREFVHDLIC; translated from the coding sequence ATGGAGATCAGAGTGTTTTCTGAATTGGTGAATAAGAGTAGGGTGGCTGAAGATTGTGTGAGAAAGGCGGTAGCAGAGAAAGGAAGTTTGAGGGTGCCTTTTCAGAGGTCTTCAGGGAGGAATTTTGCTCCGAGAGGTAGGAATTTCAAGTGTAGAGGCTTTGTTCCACAGCAAACTCAGGGCCAGGGTAATAACAGAAGGCTGAATACTAATGTCAATCAGGGAAGAAGGTCTGGGAAGCAGCCACAGCATGATCTGAATTGTGAGAAGTACGGAAAGTTTCATCCTAGAGTTTCGTGCAGATTAGGACTTGGAGTATGCTATTCCTGTGGACAGCCCGGGCATATGGCCACTAAttacccagagaagaagaagtatgAGACTGGTAGGGTGCAACATCCGGGGAGAGTATACACCACTTCTATAGTAGGTGTTGAGGGATCTAAGATACTGATTAGAGGTAATTGTAAAATGGCTGGTAAAatcttaaatgctttatttgattcaggAGCAACTCATTTATTTATTGCATTTGAAAAGGCCAATGAGTTAAGATTGAGAACGGTGGTTTTAGATTATGATTTGAAAGTATATAATGCTACTCATGAAGCTATGGTGACTGGGATAGGATGTCCACAAGTTCCCTTTCGAGTGCAACAGCGTGAATTTGTGCATGATTTGATTTGTTGA